AACGATTTGGAAGGACGTGGCGGGCCTGCTCAACGCCGACCCCAAAATCTTTCCGAACACGGTGCGCTACCCCGAAATCAGCTACCAGGAAACCATTGAAATGGCGTACTACGGGGCCTCGGTGATTCACCCCAAAACCATCAAGCCCCTGGCCGTGCAGCGCATTCCGCTCTACGTCAAGTCGTTTGTGGAGCCGGAGGCCGAGGGCACCAAAATCCACGACTGCAAGCACGGCACGCTGGCCCCGGCGCTGATCCTGAAAACCAACCAGTGCCTGATTTCCTTCGAGTCGAAGGACCTCACCTTTATTTCGGAGGAAAACCTGGAGGTGATTTTTGGGGCGCTGGCGCAGGTGCGCCTGAAAATCAACCTGATGCAAAACTCGGCCATTTCGTTTTCGGTGTGCACCGATTGGCACGAGTACCGCCTGCGCAAACTGCTGGAGCACCTGCGCGAGCATTTTACCATTTACTACAACACCGGGCTGGAGCTGTACACCATCAAAAACTACACGCCCGAGGCCATTGCCCAGCTTACCGACGGCCGCCAGCTGCTGCTGGAGCAGCGCACCCGCCAAACGTTTCAGTTTGTGGCGCGCGCGGCCGCGGCGCAACCCGCCTAGGTTTTTCCTTCTGCCTTACTACCCACCACCTACCCTTCCATGGAATTCATTAAAGTAACGCCGCAGGCGCGGCCGCAGGTTGCCCTGATCGAGCTGAACCGCCCCAAAGAGCTGAACGCCCTGAACCTGCAGCTGATGCAGGAAGTAGCCGCGGCCCTGAAGGAGCTCGACGACAACGACGCGGTGCGCGTGATTGTGCTGACGGGCTCGGAGCGCGCCTTCGCGGCCGGCGCCGACATCAAGCAAATGGCCAACCGCACGGCCATCGATATGCTGATTGTGGACCAGTTTACGGTGTGGGACCAGATTCGGAAAACCAAGAAGCCCCTGATTGCGGCCGTATCGGGCTTTGCCCTAGGGGGCGGCTGCGAGCTGGCCATGACGTGCGACATGATTGTGGCCTCCGAAACCGCCCAGTTTGGCCAGCCCGAAATTCGGATTGGGGTTATGCCCGGCGCCGGCGGCACGCAGCGCCTGACGCGCGCCGTGGGCAAGGTCCGCGCCATGGAAATGGTGCTGACGGGCCAGCCCATCGGGGCCGCGGAAGCGTACCGCGCCGGCCTGGTAAACCGCGTGGTTCCCGTGGGCCAGTACCTCGAAGAAGCCTTCCGGCTGGCTGCCAGCATTGCCGAAATGTCGCCGGTGGCGGCGCGCCTGGCCAAAGAATCGGTAAACCGCGCCTTCGAAACGCACCTCGACGAAGGCTTGCACTTCGAGCGCAAAAACTTCTACCTCACCTTCGCCTCCGAAGATCAGAAAGAAGGCATGGCGGCTTTCGTGGAGAAGCGCAAACCGGCGTTTAAGGGGAGGTAACAAGTAACAGGTGATGAGGTGACAGGTAACACCTCGTTTGTCATGTCGAGCGGCAGCGAGACATCTGGGTGCCAGCACCAGCTTGGGGACGGCTTCACGAGTCTCACTGTAGCTTACTTCCCTGTTGCCTGTCACCTATCACCTGTTACCTGAATTAAACCTTTTTGCTTGGGATACGCTTATAGGACTACTTTTGCACTGGAGAATGATTCCTATCTGTGAGCCCGACTGAGTTAATGCCTGCCCCGAACCGCGACCAACTGCACCAGCGCCTTACCGCGGCGGGGCTGCGCGCTACGCAGCAGCGCATTGCCATATTGGAGGCGTTGCTGGTGCTGCCGGGCCACCCCACCGCCGAGCAGGTATTCCGGAGCGTGCGCCCGGCCAACCCCACGGTATCGTTGGGCACGGTGTACAAAGCCCTCGACTCGTTTGTGGCCGCCGGGCTGCTCAAGCGCGTGGCCGATGCCGATGGCACCCGCCGCCGCTACGACACGGATTGCTCCAACCACCACCACCTGTTTTGCCAGGAAACGCAGGAAATCATCGATTACTGCGACCCGAAGCTGGATCAGCTGCTGCAGGAGTTTTTCGCTGCCCGCGGCTTCGACAACTTCCAGCCGCAATCTTTTTCCCTTCACATCAGCGGCAACAAGCTCGACAGCCGCAAGGATGTGAAGCCCCGCTAGCCTAGGTACCCAGGCCCCAGCACCCCCATCAGACACACCACTACCCACTTACACACAAACCCATTTTAAAATGGCAGTTCTCGTAGGCAAGCGTGCCCCCTCGTTCAAGGCAATGGCAGTCGTAAACGGTGAAGACTTCGAAGAGGACTTCAACCTCGACCGCTACCTGGGCAAGAAGCACGTTATCTTTTACTTCTACCCCGCCGATTTCACCTTCGTTTGCCCCACCGAAATCATCGCGTTTCAGGAAAAGCTGGCCGAGTTTGAGGCCAAAGGCGTAGCCGTGGTGGGCTGCTCCACCGACTCGCACTTCTCGCACTTTGCCTGGTTGCAAACCCCGCGCGAAAACGGCGGCATTGCTGGCGTAACCTACCCGCTG
The sequence above is drawn from the Hymenobacter sp. YIM 151858-1 genome and encodes:
- a CDS encoding Fur family transcriptional regulator yields the protein MPAPNRDQLHQRLTAAGLRATQQRIAILEALLVLPGHPTAEQVFRSVRPANPTVSLGTVYKALDSFVAAGLLKRVADADGTRRRYDTDCSNHHHLFCQETQEIIDYCDPKLDQLLQEFFAARGFDNFQPQSFSLHISGNKLDSRKDVKPR
- a CDS encoding enoyl-CoA hydratase-related protein, with protein sequence MEFIKVTPQARPQVALIELNRPKELNALNLQLMQEVAAALKELDDNDAVRVIVLTGSERAFAAGADIKQMANRTAIDMLIVDQFTVWDQIRKTKKPLIAAVSGFALGGGCELAMTCDMIVASETAQFGQPEIRIGVMPGAGGTQRLTRAVGKVRAMEMVLTGQPIGAAEAYRAGLVNRVVPVGQYLEEAFRLAASIAEMSPVAARLAKESVNRAFETHLDEGLHFERKNFYLTFASEDQKEGMAAFVEKRKPAFKGR